In the genome of Flavobacterium panacagri, one region contains:
- a CDS encoding type I restriction endonuclease yields MEMNIQLKSLADKINQLKSKIETEESTKHAFVLPFIHILGYDAFNPLEVVPEFTADLGLKKGEKVDYAIFQNGEPIIIVECKSWKEKLTVHNSQLFRYFHVTKTRFALLTNGINYQFFTDLDDQNKMDEKPFLEFDICNLKENTITEIAKFHKANFDVNNIVSNASSLKYIKEIKKLINAELESPSNDFTKLFASKIYTGRLTEKVIDEFKDLVQKSVSQFINDKINDRLNAALTKETIKQQDEEISIVEEDNKINTTEEELEGYRIAVAILRRKLPTSRIVHRDTQSYFGILLDDNNRKPLCRLHLNGSKKYISLFNDNKTESKISISSIDDIYQFEKELLDTVALYETE; encoded by the coding sequence ATGGAAATGAATATTCAACTAAAATCGTTAGCCGATAAAATAAATCAGCTGAAAAGTAAAATTGAAACTGAAGAATCTACTAAACACGCTTTTGTTCTTCCTTTTATACATATTTTGGGTTACGATGCTTTTAATCCGCTCGAAGTAGTTCCTGAATTTACAGCCGATCTTGGACTAAAAAAAGGAGAAAAAGTAGACTATGCCATTTTTCAAAATGGAGAACCTATAATCATTGTAGAATGCAAAAGCTGGAAAGAAAAACTTACTGTGCATAATTCACAGTTATTCCGCTATTTCCATGTTACAAAAACTCGTTTTGCACTTTTAACAAATGGAATCAATTATCAATTTTTTACCGATTTAGATGATCAAAACAAAATGGATGAAAAACCATTTCTGGAATTTGATATTTGCAACCTGAAAGAAAATACAATAACAGAAATTGCAAAATTTCACAAAGCCAATTTTGATGTAAATAATATCGTAAGCAACGCCAGCTCTTTAAAATACATTAAAGAAATTAAAAAGCTTATTAATGCCGAATTGGAAAGTCCATCAAACGATTTTACAAAACTATTTGCTAGTAAAATATATACAGGAAGATTAACTGAAAAAGTTATTGATGAATTTAAAGATTTAGTTCAGAAATCAGTTAGTCAATTTATAAATGATAAAATCAACGATCGATTAAATGCTGCTTTAACCAAAGAAACAATTAAGCAGCAAGACGAGGAAATTTCGATAGTTGAAGAGGATAATAAAATTAATACTACAGAAGAAGAACTTGAAGGTTATCGCATTGCCGTAGCTATTTTACGCAGAAAACTACCAACAAGCCGAATTGTCCACCGTGACACACAATCTTATTTTGGAATCTTACTGGATGATAACAATCGTAAACCTTTATGCAGACTTCATTTAAATGGAAGTAAGAAATACATAAGTCTATTTAATGATAATAAAACTGAATCAAAAATTTCTATTTCATCAATTGATGATATTTATCAATTTGAAAAGGAGTTATTAGATACAGTTGCTCTTTACGAAACCGAATAA
- the yidD gene encoding membrane protein insertion efficiency factor YidD: MKYFILLIIRLYWILIPKSKRKKCIFRKSCSNYVFEITQKEGFINGLKAFRFRYNNCRNGFQVFKNPVTNKIQLILPSLVIVEKEEIAERLIENQV; encoded by the coding sequence ATGAAATATTTCATCTTACTAATTATTCGATTGTATTGGATTTTAATTCCTAAATCTAAAAGAAAAAAATGCATTTTTAGAAAATCGTGTTCAAATTATGTGTTTGAAATAACTCAAAAAGAAGGTTTTATAAATGGATTAAAAGCATTTCGATTTAGATATAATAATTGCCGAAATGGTTTTCAAGTTTTTAAAAATCCTGTTACTAATAAAATCCAATTAATTCTTCCTTCTCTTGTTATAGTGGAGAAGGAAGAAATTGCTGAAAGATTAATCGAAAATCAAGTATAA
- a CDS encoding GH1 family beta-glucosidase has product MNKIENSFLNKNQFGEGFLWGVSTAAFQIEGAHDSDGKGSSIWDVFTSQKGKIKNGHHALTACDFYNSYQDDIDLIRELNIPNFRFSISWPRIMPTGVHPINQAGIDYYNKIIDSLLGSGIEPWITLYHWDLPHELELKGGWTNRQSVSWFSEYVEVCVQHFGDRVKNWMVINEPSVFTGAGYFLGIHAPGKKGITNYLKAMHHVTLATAAGAKIIRNKIPHANIGTTFSCTHIEPATESTKDIEAAKRVDTLLNRTFIEPILGLGYPQKDLPVLKKLNNYILEDDLDNLAFDFDFIGLQCYTREVVKSAMLIPYIGAELVSAEKRNVISTEMGWEVYPPALYHVLKKFNEYEGIRKIIITENGAAFPDTVTNGKVFDIKRTHYIQDHLEQILKAKNEGLNVEGYFVWSLTDNFEWAEGYNARFGLIHVDFETQKRTIKNSGLWFKDFLS; this is encoded by the coding sequence ATGAATAAAATTGAAAACTCATTTTTGAACAAAAACCAATTTGGGGAAGGTTTCTTGTGGGGTGTTTCTACCGCCGCTTTCCAAATTGAGGGTGCACATGATTCTGACGGAAAAGGTTCTTCTATCTGGGATGTTTTTACTTCTCAAAAAGGAAAAATAAAAAACGGGCATCATGCCCTAACCGCTTGTGATTTCTATAATTCTTATCAAGATGATATCGATCTGATTCGGGAATTAAACATTCCAAATTTTAGGTTCTCCATCAGCTGGCCTAGAATTATGCCAACTGGAGTTCATCCTATAAATCAAGCTGGAATTGATTACTACAATAAAATAATAGATTCGCTACTTGGATCTGGAATCGAACCTTGGATAACCCTTTATCATTGGGACTTACCACACGAACTCGAATTAAAAGGAGGCTGGACGAACCGTCAATCGGTTTCTTGGTTTTCAGAATATGTTGAAGTTTGTGTACAGCATTTTGGTGATCGTGTCAAAAACTGGATGGTTATTAATGAGCCTTCTGTTTTTACTGGAGCGGGTTACTTTTTAGGCATTCACGCACCAGGTAAAAAAGGAATTACCAATTACTTAAAAGCGATGCATCATGTAACTTTGGCAACAGCTGCAGGCGCAAAAATTATTCGCAATAAAATTCCGCATGCCAACATTGGAACTACTTTTTCCTGCACACATATTGAGCCCGCTACAGAAAGCACTAAAGATATTGAAGCGGCAAAACGAGTGGATACTTTATTGAATCGGACTTTTATAGAACCCATTCTAGGATTAGGCTATCCACAGAAAGATCTTCCGGTTCTTAAAAAACTCAACAATTATATTCTAGAAGACGATTTAGACAATCTAGCATTCGATTTTGATTTTATCGGACTTCAATGCTACACACGCGAAGTCGTTAAATCGGCAATGCTGATTCCGTATATTGGTGCCGAATTAGTCAGTGCCGAAAAAAGAAATGTCATTTCGACTGAAATGGGCTGGGAAGTATATCCGCCAGCTTTATATCATGTTCTAAAAAAATTCAATGAATACGAAGGAATTCGAAAAATCATTATTACCGAAAATGGCGCTGCTTTTCCAGATACGGTAACCAATGGAAAGGTTTTCGACATCAAAAGAACGCATTATATTCAAGATCATCTGGAACAGATTTTAAAGGCTAAAAATGAAGGTTTAAATGTCGAAGGCTACTTTGTATGGAGTTTAACCGATAATTTCGAATGGGCAGAAGGTTACAACGCCCGATTCGGATTAATTCATGTCGATTTTGAAACGCAGAAACGAACCATCAAAAATTCTGGATTATGGTTTAAAGACTTTTTATCTTAA